A genome region from Corynebacterium uberis includes the following:
- the glmM gene encoding phosphoglucosamine mutase: MTRLFGTDGVRGLANKHLTAPLALKLGAAAARVLTAEKLSSERRPTAIVGRDPRVSGEMLAAALSAGMASQGVDVLRVGVAPTPGVAFLTDDYGADMGVMISASHNPMPDNGIKFFSAGGRKLPDSVEDEIEAVMAQLEDAGPTGHGIGRIIEEAPDARDRYLAHLAHAVTEDLSGIKVVVDTANGAAFDIAPAAYRAAGAEVIAIHDQPNAYNINDHCGSTHIEQIQEAVRAHGADLGLAHDGDADRCLAVDAQGNVVDGDQIMAILAVAMKESNSLRKNTLVATVMSNLGLSLAMQEQGITIVPTKVGDRYVLEELNASGYSLGGEQSGHIIIPEHGTTGDGLLTGLSLMARMAHTGSSLAELASVMTVLPQVLINVPVSDKSAISSAPAVTEAIAAAEEELGDTGRVLLRASGTEELFRVMVEAADSEQARRVAGRLAAVVSSV, encoded by the coding sequence ATGACTCGACTTTTTGGAACCGACGGTGTTCGCGGGCTGGCGAACAAACACCTCACTGCCCCCTTGGCATTGAAGCTAGGGGCGGCGGCAGCCCGGGTGCTCACGGCGGAAAAGCTGTCGAGCGAGCGGCGCCCCACGGCCATCGTTGGGCGGGATCCCCGGGTCTCCGGCGAGATGCTGGCCGCAGCGTTGTCGGCGGGCATGGCATCCCAGGGTGTTGATGTATTGCGCGTGGGCGTGGCCCCCACCCCGGGGGTGGCGTTCCTGACCGACGATTACGGCGCTGATATGGGGGTCATGATCTCCGCGTCGCACAACCCCATGCCGGACAACGGCATCAAGTTCTTCTCCGCCGGTGGGCGCAAACTGCCCGATTCGGTGGAAGATGAGATTGAGGCGGTGATGGCGCAACTGGAAGACGCGGGTCCGACGGGCCACGGCATTGGCCGCATCATTGAGGAGGCGCCGGATGCGCGGGATCGCTACCTGGCGCACCTTGCCCACGCGGTGACGGAGGACCTCAGCGGCATCAAGGTTGTGGTGGACACGGCAAACGGTGCGGCCTTTGATATTGCTCCGGCCGCATACCGGGCGGCGGGCGCTGAGGTCATAGCCATTCATGACCAGCCCAACGCCTACAACATCAACGATCACTGTGGTTCGACCCATATTGAGCAGATCCAGGAGGCCGTGCGTGCCCACGGCGCGGACCTGGGTTTGGCGCACGACGGCGACGCGGACCGTTGCCTTGCGGTGGATGCGCAGGGAAACGTCGTCGATGGTGATCAGATCATGGCGATCCTGGCGGTGGCGATGAAGGAAAGTAATTCGCTGCGCAAGAACACGCTGGTAGCTACCGTGATGTCCAACCTGGGGTTGAGCTTGGCCATGCAGGAGCAAGGTATCACCATCGTGCCCACCAAGGTGGGGGACCGCTACGTGCTCGAAGAGCTCAACGCCTCTGGGTATTCCCTGGGCGGCGAGCAGTCCGGGCACATCATCATCCCGGAGCACGGCACCACCGGCGATGGGTTGCTCACGGGTCTGTCGCTGATGGCGCGCATGGCCCACACCGGGTCTTCCTTGGCGGAACTGGCCAGCGTGATGACGGTCCTGCCGCAGGTGCTAATCAACGTTCCGGTCTCTGATAAGAGCGCGATCAGCAGCGCCCCCGCGGTCACCGAAGCCATCGCCGCCGCGGAGGAGGAGCTGGGCGATACCGGCCGGGTGCTGCTGCGCGCGTCCGGGACCGAAGAACTCTTCCGGGTCATGGTTGAGGCCGCAGATTCCGAACAAGCCCGCAGAGTCGCAGGTAGGTTAGCTGCGGTGGTTTCCTCGGTGTAG
- the rplM gene encoding 50S ribosomal protein L13 — protein sequence MSTYHPKSGDITRKWYVIDATDVVLGRLATHAANLLRGKGKPQFAPNVDCGDHVIIINADKVAVSSNKRDREMRYRHSGYPGGLKSMTLGRALETRPERTIEEAITGMMPHNKLSRASVKKLHVFAGSEHPYASQKPENYEIKVVAQ from the coding sequence ATGTCTACTTACCACCCGAAGAGCGGTGACATTACCCGTAAGTGGTACGTCATCGACGCCACTGACGTGGTGCTGGGTCGGCTTGCCACCCACGCGGCAAACCTGCTGCGCGGCAAGGGCAAGCCGCAGTTTGCGCCGAACGTCGATTGCGGTGACCACGTCATCATCATCAACGCTGACAAGGTTGCTGTGAGCTCCAACAAGCGCGACCGCGAAATGCGGTACCGCCACTCCGGTTACCCGGGCGGCTTGAAGTCGATGACCCTGGGCCGTGCCCTGGAGACTCGTCCTGAGCGCACCATTGAAGAAGCGATCACCGGCATGATGCCGCACAACAAGCTGTCGCGCGCATCCGTGAAGAAGCTTCACGTCTTCGCTGGCTCGGAGCACCCGTACGCCAGCCAGAAGCCTGAGAACTACGAGATCAAGGTGGTGGCCCAGTGA
- a CDS encoding dienelactone hydrolase family protein gives MSENLKKQLSKLSKRGPHRVLVGDLAYAGMEGKVYTPATGNSIPAVAFGHDWRKHVSAYHGTLRHLASWGIAVAAPDTETGFNPDHRGFAGDLDTALQVLAGVKLGQGNITVGPGKLGIVGHGMGAGAAVLAAAGVEKVRAIAAIYPAVTSPSAEKAAQKLTIPGLVIGSGEDSLLDAGNPPRLAASWRGDVAYREIENGNQGGFSEDILLKLIIGAGKPQTSARETVRGLVTGFLLHQLAGDKKYAAFSAADATAKKVVSFFGDDLRNHAGLEPTTAHAVDRSSLS, from the coding sequence GTGTCTGAGAATCTGAAGAAGCAGCTTTCCAAGCTCTCCAAGCGCGGGCCTCACCGGGTGCTGGTTGGGGACCTCGCCTACGCAGGCATGGAGGGCAAGGTCTACACCCCGGCGACGGGAAACTCTATTCCCGCAGTGGCCTTTGGCCACGATTGGCGCAAGCACGTATCGGCCTACCATGGCACGCTGCGTCACCTAGCAAGTTGGGGTATCGCCGTGGCGGCTCCGGACACGGAAACCGGATTTAACCCCGATCACCGCGGCTTTGCCGGGGATCTGGACACCGCCCTTCAGGTATTAGCCGGAGTCAAGCTGGGCCAGGGCAATATCACTGTTGGCCCCGGAAAGCTGGGCATCGTCGGCCACGGAATGGGGGCTGGTGCAGCGGTGTTAGCGGCCGCTGGGGTGGAAAAGGTTCGCGCCATCGCCGCGATTTATCCCGCAGTTACCTCGCCGTCGGCGGAAAAGGCGGCGCAAAAATTGACGATCCCCGGCCTGGTCATCGGCTCGGGTGAAGATTCGCTTCTCGACGCCGGTAATCCCCCGCGGCTTGCCGCCTCCTGGCGCGGGGATGTGGCTTACCGTGAAATTGAAAACGGCAACCAGGGCGGCTTTAGCGAAGACATCCTGCTCAAGCTCATTATCGGGGCTGGCAAGCCGCAGACCTCGGCACGCGAAACAGTCCGCGGGTTGGTCACCGGCTTCCTCCTGCACCAGCTCGCGGGCGACAAGAAGTACGCCGCCTTCTCCGCCGCGGACGCCACCGCCAAGAAGGTTGTGTCCTTCTTTGGCGATGACCTGCGCAACCATGCCGGTCTTGAGCCCACCACTGCCCACGCGGTGGATCGCAGCTCGCTGTCCTAG
- a CDS encoding WXG100 family type VII secretion target produces the protein MDQIKYSFGAIEAAAGDISSTSGRINQVLAELKARLAPMVATWEGDSAVAYQAAQEKWDRSAAELNEILATISRTVSQGNDRMADVNRAAAASWG, from the coding sequence GTGGATCAGATCAAGTACTCGTTCGGGGCTATTGAGGCCGCAGCCGGCGATATCAGCTCCACTTCTGGCCGCATCAACCAGGTGCTCGCTGAGCTCAAGGCACGTCTGGCCCCCATGGTGGCCACCTGGGAAGGCGACTCCGCGGTGGCGTACCAGGCAGCTCAGGAGAAGTGGGACCGCTCGGCAGCAGAGCTCAATGAGATCCTAGCGACCATTTCGCGCACGGTCTCCCAGGGCAATGACCGTATGGCTGACGTCAACCGTGCGGCAGCCGCATCCTGGGGCTAA
- a CDS encoding WXG100 family type VII secretion target — translation MAGLFRTEADVMVATAGRVDDTNSQVQGELTRLQGVVDGVRGSWAGAAQASFDNLMVRWNTSARSLREALDSISQNIRANARNFEGMEASNAQAFSNVGGAGLAL, via the coding sequence ATGGCAGGACTATTCCGTACTGAAGCCGACGTCATGGTGGCAACCGCGGGACGCGTGGATGACACCAACAGCCAGGTGCAGGGAGAGCTCACCCGCCTGCAAGGCGTCGTAGACGGGGTGCGTGGCTCCTGGGCCGGCGCCGCGCAGGCCAGCTTTGACAACCTCATGGTCCGCTGGAACACCTCAGCGCGTTCCCTGCGTGAGGCGCTGGACTCCATCAGCCAGAACATCAGGGCAAACGCCCGCAACTTTGAGGGTATGGAAGCCAGCAACGCGCAGGCGTTTTCCAACGTCGGGGGAGCGGGGCTGGCGCTCTAG
- the rpsI gene encoding 30S ribosomal protein S9, producing the protein MTEPNNNIDNNVADAEDLAAAAAAATEEFTSTIGDAMVTESEEATEAVAEQPAGVEGPIQTVGRRKRAIVRVRMVPGSGKFICNGRTLEDYFPNKIHQQSVKAPLTLLEREGQFDIQANLKGGGPTGQAGAFRLAIARALNAYDPSDRPALKKAGYLTRDARAVERKKAGLHKARRAPQYSKR; encoded by the coding sequence GTGACCGAGCCGAACAACAACATCGACAACAACGTTGCCGACGCCGAGGACCTGGCTGCCGCCGCAGCCGCCGCGACCGAGGAGTTCACCAGCACCATCGGTGATGCCATGGTCACGGAGTCCGAGGAGGCCACCGAGGCCGTCGCCGAGCAGCCCGCCGGCGTCGAGGGCCCGATCCAGACCGTCGGTCGCCGTAAGCGCGCCATCGTGCGTGTGCGCATGGTTCCCGGCAGCGGCAAGTTCATCTGCAACGGCCGCACCCTGGAAGACTACTTCCCCAACAAGATCCACCAGCAGTCCGTCAAGGCTCCCTTGACCCTGCTGGAGCGTGAGGGGCAGTTTGACATCCAGGCCAACCTCAAGGGTGGCGGCCCCACCGGTCAGGCTGGTGCATTCCGCCTGGCCATCGCCCGCGCCCTCAACGCCTACGATCCTTCGGATCGCCCGGCGCTGAAGAAGGCTGGCTACCTCACCCGTGACGCTCGTGCCGTCGAGCGCAAGAAGGCGGGTCTGCACAAGGCACGTCGTGCCCCGCAGTACTCCAAGCGCTGA
- the glmS gene encoding glutamine--fructose-6-phosphate transaminase (isomerizing), producing MCGIVGYVGRPSGRQGLGIALDALRRMEYRGYDSAGIATVDDGEIHLAKRSGKLANLEDKIAEIGADQLSGTTAIGHTRWATHGRPVDENAHPHLSFDGRVAIVHNGIIENFGPLREELTRAGVELRSETDSEVAAHLLALAYNEGETAGDFRASALKVLNRLEGAFTLLFVHTDHPDQIIAARRSTPLIVGVGDGEMFLGSDVAAFIEHTRDAVELGQDNVVILTSEGYEILNFDGTPSQGRPLTIDWDLAAAEKGGYSSFMMKEIHEQPAAVRDTLAGHFSDGRIVLDERNLSDEDLRGVDQIFVVACGSAYHSGLLAKYAIEHWVRIPVQIEVASEFRYRDPVVGPRTLVVAVSQSGETADTLEAVRYAKAQGAMVLAVCNTNGSQIPRESDAVLYTHAGPEIGVASTKAFLAQVAANYIVGLALAQAKGTKYPDEIEEIWNTLEEIPGKIETLLSCAQDCQAIATTLGAIPTMLFLGRGVGYPVALEGALKLKELAYIHAEGFPAGELKHGPIALIEDDLPVVVVVPSPRGVKLLHSKVVSNIQEIRARGAKTIVIAEEGDTAVEPYANWLIRLPETSTLMQPLLATVPLQFLAAYIAAECGNEDIDKPRNLAKSVTVE from the coding sequence ATGTGTGGAATCGTGGGATATGTTGGTCGGCCCTCGGGGCGGCAGGGCTTGGGCATTGCGCTGGATGCGCTGCGCCGGATGGAGTACCGCGGGTATGACTCCGCGGGCATTGCCACCGTTGATGACGGTGAGATTCACCTTGCTAAACGCTCCGGGAAGCTAGCCAACTTGGAGGACAAGATCGCGGAGATTGGCGCGGATCAGCTCAGCGGGACAACCGCGATTGGGCATACGCGGTGGGCCACGCATGGCCGTCCGGTTGATGAGAATGCGCACCCGCACCTGTCTTTTGATGGCCGGGTGGCCATCGTGCATAACGGCATCATTGAGAATTTTGGCCCGCTGCGCGAGGAGCTGACTCGCGCCGGTGTGGAGCTGCGCTCGGAGACGGATTCTGAGGTGGCGGCGCACCTGCTGGCGCTGGCCTATAACGAGGGCGAGACTGCCGGGGATTTCCGGGCTTCTGCACTCAAGGTGCTCAATCGCCTGGAGGGCGCGTTTACGCTGCTGTTTGTGCATACTGATCACCCGGATCAGATCATCGCTGCTCGGCGTTCCACCCCGTTGATTGTGGGTGTTGGGGACGGGGAGATGTTCTTGGGTTCGGACGTGGCTGCGTTCATTGAGCACACGCGCGATGCGGTGGAGCTGGGCCAGGATAACGTGGTGATCCTCACCAGCGAGGGCTATGAGATTCTCAATTTTGATGGCACGCCTTCGCAGGGTCGGCCGTTGACTATTGACTGGGATCTGGCCGCCGCGGAAAAGGGTGGCTACTCGTCCTTCATGATGAAGGAGATTCATGAGCAGCCTGCCGCGGTGCGCGACACGCTGGCCGGGCACTTTAGTGATGGCCGCATTGTCCTCGACGAGCGCAATCTCAGCGATGAGGACCTGCGTGGAGTGGATCAGATTTTTGTGGTCGCCTGCGGTTCGGCCTACCACTCTGGCCTGCTGGCTAAGTACGCGATCGAGCACTGGGTGCGCATTCCCGTCCAGATTGAGGTTGCCAGCGAGTTCCGTTATCGGGACCCGGTTGTCGGCCCGCGCACGCTCGTCGTGGCGGTGAGCCAGTCGGGTGAGACCGCCGATACGTTGGAGGCGGTGCGTTACGCCAAGGCCCAGGGCGCAATGGTGTTGGCGGTGTGCAACACCAACGGTTCGCAGATCCCGCGGGAGTCGGACGCGGTGCTTTACACGCACGCCGGCCCGGAGATCGGGGTGGCTTCCACCAAGGCGTTCCTGGCGCAGGTGGCTGCCAACTACATCGTGGGCTTGGCGCTGGCGCAGGCTAAGGGCACCAAGTACCCGGATGAGATTGAGGAGATCTGGAATACCCTGGAGGAGATTCCGGGCAAGATTGAGACGCTGCTGTCTTGTGCGCAGGATTGCCAGGCAATCGCCACCACCTTGGGCGCTATTCCCACGATGCTTTTCCTGGGCCGCGGGGTGGGCTACCCGGTGGCGCTGGAGGGTGCGCTGAAGCTCAAGGAGCTGGCCTACATTCACGCTGAGGGTTTCCCCGCCGGGGAGCTCAAGCATGGCCCGATCGCGCTGATTGAGGATGACCTGCCGGTTGTTGTTGTGGTGCCAAGCCCCCGCGGGGTCAAGCTGCTGCATTCGAAGGTGGTGTCCAATATTCAGGAGATTCGGGCGCGCGGTGCGAAGACGATTGTCATCGCCGAGGAGGGCGATACGGCCGTCGAGCCTTATGCCAATTGGCTCATCCGCCTGCCGGAAACGTCCACCCTCATGCAGCCGCTGTTGGCCACGGTGCCGCTGCAATTCCTGGCCGCCTACATCGCCGCCGAGTGCGGCAATGAGGACATTGATAAGCCGCGCAATCTGGCCAAGTCCGTGACGGTGGAGTAG
- the eccCa gene encoding type VII secretion protein EccCa translates to MTPIDDDAFVIATRTFEQREPVPTVGSEPLRAEPIPPANRPGSTPLLRLLMPVVMVAAMAAMIIVMVVSAGTINPMMLVMPLMMGMSFLMMFSPPAGADTDETRRTYLRHLGHLREAALARGDEQRAAELHRNPHPEDLGWLVGTARQWERAPEDPDALHVRVGTGPAALCTPVEVGEAGAAEDLDPVCAVSLRATVRAVNTVGGMPVVIALPAFRLISLNGPGAAGLARALICQLAVAHGPEAVSVEILGGHAQQWQWHKWLPHSARVPQARHRVLIAVGQAGNDYITSTEETPFTVVIGVDAGDHGPLHQRAAEEGLALTITDRLLVHTADGTEDIGAADTLRVEQACHLARALAAYRRPTTATAHTHSAASGLLGLLGWRALDDLTAPALWPPRPASRRLAVPLGLVTAATPGQPEATPLVIDLKESAHGGMGPHGLCIGATGSGKSELLRTLVAALAATHSPEELNFVLVDFKGGATFLGLDRLPHTSAVITNLEEESVLVERMRDAISGELNRRQEVLRQAGNCANVTDYNTARAADPTLAPLPALLIVLDEFSELLAQHPDFADLFVAVGRLGRSLHVHLLLASQRLDEGRLRGLDSHLSYRIGLRTFSAAESRQVLGVPDAHQLPSRPGAGYLKADADGVVGFQAAYVSGPAPRLAQLPGSTPDSPSAEPDVHIAPFYRRDDGEERSQAEVVLDDSTTVLDGIVDVCVAAAAQRNQQAHRIWLPPLPEHIGLAQLSHQEGTGDADASGSSGCQAAVGIIDRPYKQRQDHLVLDFSRGGGHLALCGGPRTGKTTALRTIIAALALRYSPDQVSFYVLDLGGGGLDYLSTLPHVAGVAGRSQPERVERIIDEVTTLICDGPAGHGETFLVIDGWHSVCTDFEDLVEPITSMAADGPAARVHLIITTPRWTLLRPAIRDLMTMRMELRLGEAMDSLIDRKAQQQLPARPGRGITHEGEPMLLACTANQDVAHIARQCAQRGDRPVAPLKVLPESIGRDQLPSTGAGIACAIGGPRLTSVAWDFDSSPHLVAMGTRGCGKSTLLASLAEGVCALGRDAARIVFIDQRRSHLGDIPEDMLAAYAATSDAVGSVLADTVATARTRLPGPDVSARQLSERSWWQGPELFVFIDDCDLIADHHLAELAELLPHARDIGLHLVVARKAGGAGRALFQPFLSALKDQVPTVVLFDVDRDEGALFGIKPTAQRPGRAIWQHGGTTLGTIHVALPESARKETA, encoded by the coding sequence ATGACACCCATCGACGATGACGCCTTTGTCATCGCCACACGCACCTTTGAGCAACGCGAACCGGTTCCCACGGTGGGCAGCGAGCCGCTGCGTGCCGAGCCCATTCCGCCGGCCAACCGCCCCGGGTCTACCCCCTTATTGCGGCTGCTCATGCCGGTGGTCATGGTCGCCGCGATGGCTGCGATGATCATCGTCATGGTGGTCTCCGCGGGGACCATCAATCCCATGATGCTGGTTATGCCGCTGATGATGGGCATGAGCTTTCTTATGATGTTTTCTCCACCCGCAGGGGCGGATACGGACGAGACTCGACGTACCTACCTGCGCCACCTTGGCCACCTGCGCGAAGCCGCCCTGGCCAGGGGAGATGAACAGCGCGCCGCCGAGCTGCACCGCAACCCCCACCCGGAGGACTTGGGGTGGCTGGTGGGTACCGCCCGGCAGTGGGAACGCGCGCCGGAAGACCCCGACGCCCTCCACGTGCGCGTGGGCACCGGACCTGCCGCCCTGTGCACCCCCGTGGAGGTGGGGGAGGCCGGCGCGGCAGAAGACCTAGACCCGGTGTGTGCGGTCTCCCTGCGGGCGACGGTGCGCGCGGTCAATACCGTCGGCGGGATGCCGGTGGTCATCGCGCTTCCCGCATTCCGCCTGATCAGCCTGAACGGTCCTGGTGCGGCGGGGCTCGCGCGCGCCCTTATCTGCCAGCTGGCGGTGGCCCACGGGCCAGAAGCCGTGTCCGTGGAGATCCTCGGCGGGCATGCGCAGCAGTGGCAGTGGCACAAATGGTTGCCGCATTCCGCGCGGGTGCCGCAGGCGCGCCACCGGGTGCTCATCGCCGTCGGCCAGGCCGGAAATGACTACATCACCAGCACCGAGGAGACTCCCTTTACGGTGGTCATTGGTGTTGATGCCGGCGATCACGGTCCGCTCCACCAGCGCGCTGCGGAGGAGGGCCTGGCGCTGACTATCACCGACCGGCTGCTTGTCCACACCGCAGACGGGACCGAAGACATTGGGGCGGCGGACACGCTGCGCGTCGAGCAGGCCTGCCATCTCGCCCGCGCCTTGGCTGCGTATCGACGCCCCACCACCGCCACCGCGCACACCCACTCGGCCGCCTCCGGGCTCCTGGGTCTCCTCGGCTGGCGCGCCCTCGACGACCTCACCGCGCCCGCGCTGTGGCCGCCGCGACCGGCCAGCAGGCGCCTCGCCGTCCCCTTGGGACTTGTCACCGCAGCCACGCCCGGCCAGCCGGAGGCAACACCGCTGGTCATTGACCTGAAAGAATCCGCCCACGGGGGCATGGGGCCCCACGGGCTATGCATCGGGGCCACCGGGTCCGGGAAGTCCGAGCTGCTGCGCACCCTGGTTGCCGCCCTCGCCGCAACGCACAGCCCGGAAGAACTCAACTTTGTCCTGGTGGACTTCAAGGGCGGGGCGACCTTCTTGGGACTAGACCGCCTGCCACACACCTCCGCGGTGATCACCAACCTTGAAGAAGAATCCGTGCTGGTCGAGCGCATGCGAGACGCGATCTCCGGGGAGCTCAATAGGCGCCAGGAGGTGCTGCGCCAGGCAGGAAACTGCGCCAACGTCACGGACTACAACACCGCCCGCGCCGCCGACCCGACCCTCGCGCCGCTGCCCGCGCTGCTCATCGTGCTCGACGAGTTTTCTGAACTGCTGGCACAACACCCAGACTTTGCAGACCTCTTTGTTGCCGTGGGACGCCTGGGCCGCTCCCTGCACGTCCACCTCCTGCTGGCCAGCCAACGCCTCGACGAAGGCCGACTGCGCGGACTCGATTCTCACCTGTCCTACCGCATTGGTCTGCGCACGTTTTCCGCCGCAGAATCCCGCCAGGTCCTCGGTGTACCGGACGCCCACCAGCTGCCCTCACGCCCCGGGGCCGGCTACCTCAAGGCCGACGCGGACGGGGTGGTAGGTTTCCAGGCAGCTTATGTCTCCGGGCCCGCACCTCGGCTCGCGCAGCTACCTGGATCTACCCCAGACAGCCCGAGCGCCGAGCCGGACGTTCACATTGCGCCCTTCTACCGGCGCGATGACGGCGAGGAGCGCAGCCAGGCAGAGGTGGTTCTGGATGATTCCACGACCGTTCTCGACGGCATTGTGGACGTGTGCGTGGCTGCCGCCGCCCAGCGGAATCAGCAGGCCCACCGCATCTGGCTGCCGCCGCTGCCAGAACACATTGGGCTCGCCCAGCTTTCTCACCAGGAGGGAACTGGCGATGCAGATGCGAGCGGGTCGTCTGGGTGCCAGGCTGCCGTGGGCATCATCGATCGCCCCTACAAGCAACGCCAAGACCACCTCGTCCTGGACTTTTCTCGCGGCGGCGGACACCTGGCCCTGTGCGGTGGGCCGCGGACGGGCAAGACCACGGCGTTGCGGACCATTATCGCCGCGCTTGCCCTGCGCTACTCGCCAGACCAGGTCAGCTTTTACGTCCTTGACCTCGGCGGCGGCGGGCTAGACTACCTCTCCACCTTGCCGCATGTGGCCGGGGTAGCCGGGCGCAGCCAGCCCGAGCGCGTCGAGCGGATCATCGATGAAGTCACCACACTGATCTGCGACGGCCCTGCCGGACACGGGGAAACCTTCCTGGTCATCGACGGATGGCACAGCGTGTGCACAGATTTTGAGGACCTGGTCGAGCCGATTACCTCCATGGCTGCCGACGGCCCCGCCGCCCGCGTCCACCTCATCATCACCACCCCACGCTGGACGCTCCTGCGTCCCGCCATCCGGGACCTGATGACCATGCGCATGGAGCTGCGCCTCGGCGAGGCGATGGATTCGCTCATCGACCGCAAAGCACAACAGCAGCTCCCCGCCCGACCGGGGCGCGGCATCACCCATGAGGGAGAACCCATGCTGCTGGCATGTACCGCCAACCAAGATGTCGCCCATATTGCCCGGCAGTGCGCCCAGCGCGGCGATCGCCCCGTTGCGCCGCTGAAGGTGCTGCCCGAATCCATCGGCCGCGATCAGCTGCCCTCCACCGGCGCGGGGATTGCCTGTGCGATCGGCGGACCGCGCTTGACCTCGGTGGCCTGGGACTTTGATAGCAGCCCGCACCTGGTGGCTATGGGTACTCGCGGGTGCGGCAAATCGACGCTGCTCGCCAGCCTGGCAGAAGGGGTCTGCGCTCTGGGTCGGGATGCCGCGCGCATCGTGTTTATTGATCAACGCCGCTCCCACCTGGGCGACATCCCCGAAGACATGCTCGCCGCCTACGCCGCCACGAGCGACGCGGTGGGCAGCGTGCTCGCCGACACGGTTGCTACCGCCCGCACCCGGCTGCCCGGACCGGACGTCAGCGCCCGCCAACTCAGTGAGCGCAGCTGGTGGCAGGGGCCGGAGTTGTTTGTCTTCATCGACGATTGCGATCTCATCGCCGATCACCATCTAGCCGAGCTCGCCGAGCTGCTGCCGCACGCCCGCGACATCGGCCTCCACCTGGTGGTCGCCCGCAAGGCCGGGGGCGCCGGCAGGGCGCTGTTCCAGCCCTTCCTGTCTGCCCTGAAAGACCAGGTGCCCACGGTGGTGCTTTTCGACGTCGACCGTGACGAGGGCGCGTTGTTTGGCATCAAGCCAACGGCGCAGCGTCCGGGCAGGGCGATCTGGCAGCACGGCGGAACCACGCTGGGAACGATCCACGTGGCGCTTCCCGAATCCGCAAGAAAGGAAACCGCATGA
- a CDS encoding type VII secretion-associated protein codes for MTEQALPQCTVTIMEAATVIAGADTVYRYDLAGPLLTAPWARVAVVEQVRQLYALDFPHLTVVVHLSWQLDAAEVQALLLAFRDAGVDATANEDPHAPQPAPAAETGPADALLSRATPALPEGTVPEPPATPHEQDGQYREREPEAQGLNAGELDDAGYGGSGPYGDNPYGDDPYGDNPYGDGPYSGGLYGDALYGDGGGDDDGYEDIDSTMRLYRPDRRPSRTRGRVTPIHLAIAAVVVAVVGLSWFSLDNTVAPPALMSQTEHEEPAQDHAAPSSTPPETPAVQENQQHEAGVMQVSTPAGFHASALDANGFILTGADADLRIHVAADPIYSVAPASVVQEVAAMVEEDPTLTRIDAPATPDERMRYRETPGDGSEVEWTTWISQGYHVSVGCQTRQQATVAQRAACRVAVDSAEVRTPAGQAG; via the coding sequence ATGACCGAGCAGGCGCTGCCGCAGTGCACAGTGACAATCATGGAGGCGGCAACGGTCATCGCCGGCGCCGATACCGTCTACCGCTACGATCTCGCCGGTCCGCTGCTGACCGCCCCCTGGGCGCGAGTTGCGGTCGTGGAACAAGTTCGCCAGCTCTACGCCCTTGATTTCCCACACCTCACCGTGGTGGTGCACCTCTCCTGGCAACTCGATGCCGCCGAGGTCCAGGCGTTGCTGCTGGCTTTTCGCGATGCGGGGGTCGACGCGACCGCGAATGAAGACCCGCACGCGCCCCAACCAGCACCCGCTGCCGAGACTGGGCCTGCCGATGCCTTGCTTAGCCGCGCCACCCCAGCACTGCCGGAAGGCACAGTGCCGGAGCCACCGGCTACCCCGCATGAGCAGGATGGCCAGTACCGCGAGAGGGAGCCGGAAGCTCAGGGGCTTAACGCCGGCGAACTCGATGACGCTGGCTATGGGGGCTCTGGGCCCTACGGCGATAACCCCTACGGTGATGATCCCTACGGTGATAACCCCTACGGTGACGGTCCTTACAGTGGCGGTCTTTACGGTGACGCCTTGTACGGTGACGGCGGGGGCGATGATGACGGCTATGAGGACATCGATTCCACCATGCGCCTCTACCGCCCGGACCGCAGGCCGTCGCGCACGCGAGGCAGGGTGACACCCATCCATCTGGCAATCGCCGCCGTCGTGGTGGCGGTGGTGGGCCTGTCCTGGTTCTCGTTGGATAACACCGTGGCGCCACCTGCGCTGATGAGCCAGACCGAACACGAAGAACCAGCACAAGACCATGCCGCGCCCTCCTCGACGCCCCCGGAGACTCCGGCGGTGCAGGAAAACCAGCAGCATGAGGCGGGGGTGATGCAAGTGTCCACCCCGGCGGGATTCCACGCCAGTGCGCTCGATGCCAACGGGTTCATCCTCACCGGGGCGGATGCGGACCTGCGCATTCATGTGGCCGCGGACCCGATCTATTCGGTAGCGCCTGCCTCGGTTGTACAAGAGGTTGCAGCGATGGTGGAGGAGGACCCTACGCTGACGCGTATCGACGCCCCCGCTACTCCCGATGAGCGCATGCGGTACCGCGAAACCCCGGGCGATGGGTCTGAAGTGGAGTGGACCACATGGATTTCGCAGGGCTATCACGTCAGCGTTGGGTGCCAGACCCGCCAGCAAGCCACCGTGGCGCAGCGTGCCGCCTGCCGGGTCGCCGTGGATTCCGCGGAGGTGCGCACACCGGCTGGACAGGCTGGTTGA